The Silene latifolia isolate original U9 population chromosome Y, ASM4854445v1, whole genome shotgun sequence sequence gttGTAGTAGTATATCCCCTTCTCAGACATGAATGTTATCTTCTGCTGATCTGCTggatccatcttgatttggttataaccacCCCAAGCGACCAAGAATGTTGACACTTCATGTCCAACtgtcgcatccaccattgcatcaatgtgtGGCAGTTGGAAGGGGTCCTTCGGATATGccttgttgagatcggtgaagtccacacatattctccattttccattcttcttgggcACTACTACCACGTTTGATAGCCATTATGGATATTTTACCTCTCTTATCTTGTTTGCTGCTAGAAGGCTATCCACTTCTTGGTTGATCATCTTATTCCTTTCAGCTGCGAATTTTCTTCGTCTCTGCTGGATGGGCTTGCATCCCTGATCCACGCtgagcttatgcgttatgataGATGGAtttattcctatcatgtcatcatggGACCATGCGAAACAATCCATATTGGCTTGCAAAAGTGTTATTAGGTGATGTCTGTGATCTCTAGTGCATCTTGCCCCTATCAGCAaagttctttctgggtgcagcttatccaggttgatttgatctagCTCCTCggctgggggctcgatgtattcaTCCTGGATGCGCTGCTTCTATGATTGTTATGCTAGAGGGTTGGCTGTGCACTTTAATGCCTTCTTGTAGCAGCCTCTGGCTTCTACCTGGTCACCTCGTATTGTTTTTACTCCTTAAGGCGTGGGGAACTTCACACATTGATGATACGTTGAGGGGACTGCCTACATTAGATTTAACCATGGTCTCCCAAGAATAACATTATAGGTAGATGGTCCATCAATAACCAAGTACCTCACCTGTTTGTTGATTCCTcctgcataggttgaaatcacgaTCTCTCCCAATGAGTTTGCTATTTCTCCGCTGAACCCCACCAGCTGGATGGTCTTCTTCTGCAAGTCTTTCTCGTTGAACCCCATGTTCTCTATAGTTTTTAACATTATTAGGTTGACTGAGCTACCAGTATCTACCAGGACCTTTCTAaccgtgcaattggccattgacagCGTTAtgataagtgcgtcatgatgttcctGGCTGTCGTGTATATCCTCTTCGTCGAAGGCGACAGCAGGCAGGTTGCTGTGGGAAACTCTACAGGAAGTCTCTAGTCTGTCTCCCTTAGTTTCAGTAGCACGCCTCTTGGTTGCCGAATATGTCAATATGCTTAAGTCTAAGCCGCCTATTATCGCGTTTATTATCTTGGTGCATGTAGGCGGTGTTGCAGGCTTTGCATAGCTCACCTTATCTtgttgcttgcccccacgtggtaataggtggctcagctctcCCTGCTCGCACAGGCGCCTGATCTCCCTGCATAGAGTGTAGCAATCTTCCATGTTATACCCAATGTCATGATGGAACTCACATTTTTTCTTACTGTCATTTCGCCATGACTGTCCTTCTACTGGTGGCCTAGGCCACCTTACCCCTTGTCCCATCACCCTGAGTGCTTTTTGGATTCCTCCGACACCAGTTGTGAATCCATAATCTCCCAGCGTAGGGAGTTATTGATTCTCCTCTCTGTTGTcaattctgttgactcccctaccGTATGGCCTATATCTTTCCTCCTTCTTTCCGGTGGATTGTTTTCTACTTGACTTTTCCATGGCTGACGTGCTGGATACGCTTGGCGTACTTGGTATGCTGGATCTAGCTAGGATGTCTTCTTCCAGTCTAATTGCAGCTGCTACCTTTTCTTGTACCTCTTCGAAGCTATGACAAGGATGCATAGTCAGCTACTTGTATAGATCTGACTCACGGTGTAAGCCCATTCTTAACGCTTCCACTGCTGTTGACATATCGCACTCCCGTACTGTTACCTTTTCATTATTGAATCTAGTGTTGAATTCCCCAATGGTCTCGTTGGCGGCTTGAACAATCCCGTATAAGTCGCCAACGTGCTTTTGTTGCTTCCGGCTGCTTGCAAATTGTTGCGTAAACGCATTTACCAGATCggcaaatgtggatatcgacctgtAAGGTAGACTTATGAGCCATCAGAGTGCTGGTCCCGACAGTGTGGAACCGAACCCCTTACACATGCAGGCTTTTTTTACATGCCCAACGACTGTCATTGTCATCATCTTTTGTTTATAATGGCTCACGTGAACAAAGGGATTTGTTGTGCCATCAAAGAGAGTCATGTT is a genomic window containing:
- the LOC141628914 gene encoding uncharacterized protein LOC141628914, with the translated sequence MGQGVRWPRPPVEGQSWRNDSKKKCEFHHDIGYNMEDCYTLCREIRRLCEQGELSHLLPRGGKQQDKVSYAKPATPPTCTKIINAIIGGLDLSILTYSATKRRATETKGDRLETSCRVSHSNLPAVAFDEEDIHDSQEHHDALIITLSMANCTVRKVLVDTGSSVNLIMLKTIENMGFNEKDLQKKTIQLVGFSGEIANSLGEIVISTYAGGINKQVRYLVIDGPSTYNVILGRPWLNLM